A stretch of Spartinivicinus marinus DNA encodes these proteins:
- a CDS encoding DUF6573 family protein — MCCSYASAYTRRQAIEDGVLIDVTKAAAEVGFKFPVALTRACYEDSVGWTQFDTNRHGYQDEAGRLWDVLNMLYFAISSSKGDSQQLLFQFYRVNRTKRCRVNDAEIVTLKSVVTPGDLGEPVITIMLPEES, encoded by the coding sequence ATGTGCTGTTCTTATGCTAGTGCCTATACACGTCGTCAAGCAATTGAAGATGGTGTTCTTATTGATGTAACTAAAGCTGCAGCTGAAGTAGGGTTTAAGTTTCCCGTCGCTTTGACTAGAGCTTGTTACGAAGATTCAGTTGGCTGGACTCAATTTGATACCAATCGTCACGGGTATCAAGATGAGGCAGGAAGGCTTTGGGATGTTCTAAATATGCTGTACTTTGCAATTAGTTCATCAAAAGGTGATTCCCAGCAACTTCTATTTCAATTTTACCGGGTCAATAGAACTAAGAGGTGTCGTGTGAATGATGCGGAGATAGTTACTTTGAAGTCGGTAGTAACACCAGGTGATTTAGGTGAACCTGTCATTACTATAATGTTGCCCGAAGAAAGTTGA
- a CDS encoding DUF3577 domain-containing protein, protein MKKLIANKTVIKARINVRQGSSLRPIYIPYTVFIYDGKNQNILFDLKEALKEKSTILLGFRASNPEPKPYVIIEGEFSGKIDFYLSATLLEINHIEVDGVVVSA, encoded by the coding sequence TTGAAAAAACTTATTGCTAATAAAACAGTAATTAAGGCAAGAATAAATGTTCGTCAGGGATCATCTCTGCGACCTATTTATATTCCTTATACTGTATTTATCTATGATGGTAAAAATCAAAATATTCTTTTTGATTTAAAAGAGGCGTTAAAAGAAAAGTCAACAATATTGTTGGGTTTTCGAGCTTCTAATCCTGAACCAAAGCCTTATGTAATTATTGAAGGTGAGTTTTCTGGAAAAATTGATTTTTATTTATCGGCAACTCTGCTGGAAATTAATCATATAGAAGTTGATGGTGTTGTAGTTTCAGCATAA
- a CDS encoding TIGR03756 family integrating conjugative element protein translates to MNKQRINSLLVALLICTQSVAGPQVSTITSAQIIGSFGDQSCVNYCITGVCVWMTCTPLGCKTDTSMRVSHRNPDLHVSVYDEPGVSPWIDWGNTFASVKLAAVNGLTGTFSGGFAGGGNQTNTNHGNNTSLRHKEAEVFGSPKLLYNNLSLFCPSQATAYQPYMFTELDALTWRMGAAEMVYLASYTPGLREIGNFPVNMWGSLFPRTSAVNTNEDPKANAIIAQRVGNIVTQSGQPHIYNAVTGYPDPSYLYFRIPGELKENSKIGGVWQEMLPLPETSCKVFGKADFTPIDNYSNIARTSQNEVAAYTLWRPYECCEIKGTQYLYTIPLRSCSNLGW, encoded by the coding sequence ATGAATAAACAACGCATTAACAGCCTTTTAGTCGCACTGTTGATTTGCACGCAAAGTGTCGCTGGCCCACAAGTATCAACCATTACGTCTGCCCAAATCATAGGCTCATTTGGCGATCAATCCTGTGTTAATTACTGTATAACCGGGGTTTGTGTTTGGATGACCTGCACACCGCTGGGTTGTAAAACAGACACCAGTATGCGGGTAAGTCATCGAAACCCCGATCTGCATGTTAGCGTGTATGATGAGCCAGGCGTCAGCCCTTGGATTGATTGGGGAAATACATTTGCCAGTGTAAAACTGGCAGCGGTGAATGGGCTCACAGGTACTTTTTCGGGTGGGTTTGCAGGCGGTGGCAATCAAACCAATACGAATCATGGTAATAACACCTCGCTAAGACATAAAGAAGCCGAGGTGTTTGGTAGCCCTAAACTGTTATATAACAACTTGTCTTTATTTTGCCCTTCGCAAGCAACAGCCTATCAGCCGTATATGTTCACTGAGTTGGATGCATTGACCTGGCGGATGGGTGCGGCGGAAATGGTCTATCTTGCCAGTTATACACCGGGGTTAAGGGAAATTGGTAATTTCCCCGTCAATATGTGGGGTAGTTTATTTCCTAGGACCAGTGCGGTAAACACCAATGAAGACCCTAAAGCCAATGCGATTATTGCTCAACGAGTCGGCAATATTGTCACTCAATCGGGACAGCCTCATATTTACAATGCAGTGACGGGGTATCCTGATCCTAGTTATTTATATTTTCGTATTCCTGGTGAACTCAAAGAGAACAGTAAAATAGGTGGTGTATGGCAAGAAATGCTGCCGTTACCCGAAACCAGTTGCAAGGTATTTGGCAAGGCTGATTTTACACCTATTGATAATTACTCAAATATCGCCCGGACCAGCCAAAATGAAGTAGCGGCATATACGCTTTGGCGACCTTATGAGTGCTGTGAAATAAAAGGCACTCAATATTTATACACCATTCCCCTCCGTTCTTGTTCAAATTTAGGTTGGTAA
- the ssb gene encoding single-stranded DNA-binding protein, translated as MRGVNKVILVGNLGADPEIRYMPNGNAVANLSIATSEQWKDKQTGQQQSKTEWHRVVIFGKIAEVAGQYARKGSKLYLEGKLQTRKWQAQDGQDRYTTEVVVDINGQMQLLDSRPEGNNLNGVGQQNQHFQQPQNHPANANGKQTPPQGLRQQNQGYQQNNQHLNDNSGQHISMAGQPNSSNHAQPVMDGGYDSFTDDIPFDFFMRGMY; from the coding sequence ATGCGAGGCGTTAACAAAGTTATTTTAGTTGGTAACTTAGGTGCAGATCCAGAGATTCGTTATATGCCTAACGGCAACGCTGTAGCTAACTTGAGTATTGCAACTAGCGAACAATGGAAGGATAAACAAACGGGTCAACAGCAAAGCAAAACTGAATGGCATCGGGTTGTTATTTTTGGCAAGATAGCAGAAGTTGCGGGACAGTATGCACGTAAAGGCTCTAAGTTGTATTTAGAAGGCAAGCTACAAACTCGCAAATGGCAGGCGCAAGATGGCCAAGATCGTTATACAACAGAAGTTGTTGTAGACATTAATGGTCAAATGCAACTGCTAGATTCTCGCCCAGAAGGTAATAATCTTAATGGGGTAGGGCAACAAAACCAGCACTTTCAGCAGCCGCAGAATCATCCTGCAAACGCTAATGGTAAACAAACTCCACCCCAAGGATTAAGGCAACAAAACCAGGGTTATCAGCAAAACAATCAGCATTTAAATGATAACTCAGGGCAGCATATATCAATGGCAGGTCAACCAAACTCTTCTAATCACGCTCAACCTGTGATGGACGGTGGTTATGACTCGTTCACTGATGATATACCCTTCGATTTTTTTATGAGAGGTATGTATTAA
- a CDS encoding conjugative transfer ATPase, producing the protein MSIFKQIFGKKTAHESFNTLTNKQVDELYKRPEPFANHLPVVEFGSKHKLFLLEDGISVAAMLEVTAISTEAKNEKFFKDTEDNIRIFLSCIPEEDNPWIVQSYTQDDNSFTDVIKGVEAYIPEHIRNTEYTQNYLKDFAAHYRRVCNPKGYFLDEAVSGTPWFGKIRRTRLFIYRRQRNQAPEHNPVEELNEMLDRLKSQARSAGITLRQCGGIDYYTWLLRWFNPNSELAGEDLDKLVEMVPYPGDEEMPIGLDFSAMLLLKQPETKNDCLVFDNHLHKAITIDTLKRIPDIGHLTAERRIGDKLLAPFDQLPSNTIFIMTIVIKPQDDILNHVKKIENSAKGGGAEAELAESDAKRASELMAHGDKLYPTVMTVLVKGKNPSDLRIKINDTNAILHSQGFHPVAERNQQLSINTYIRHLPMNYEHHRDKAARLERLMFVSHLARIIPFYGRSRGTGNPGLPFFNRGAEPLFVDPLNKEDRTNNAFGFFVGPPGSGKSASLVTKVRHMMAVYRPRLFIIEKGGSFKLLGEHFRELGLTVHTIKVTPQSDVSLPPFADAFKMLAIEEENRKSEELDYKDPFEEMDKEIEAFQDADDDSEQPDYLGEMELAARVMITGGDLKEEERMTRADRMIIRNAIIDASKRKWEALKQLEREGKKPTPVQQQVLTEDVANELLIRSRDPETSEKLRERAEDMSNAIQIFCTGMAGRFFNRPGENWPEADVTIFEVGTLAKEDYQDQLTVAYMSLMNKINTIVEREEYSERQTLIITDEAHLITTNPLLAPYIVKIVKMWRKLGAWKWLATQNMGDFPNAAKKLLAMFEWWIAMVCPKQEIDEIARFKQLTEEERTMLLAATKESGKYTEGVILSDTVKSLFRNVPPPISLALAMTEKHEKKERADIMKAEGISELHAAYRVADKIAQRIERNIEEGVA; encoded by the coding sequence ATGTCGATATTTAAACAAATATTCGGAAAAAAAACAGCACACGAGTCATTTAATACGCTGACGAATAAGCAGGTCGATGAACTGTATAAACGGCCAGAACCGTTTGCCAATCATCTACCCGTGGTAGAATTTGGTTCTAAACATAAATTGTTTTTATTAGAGGATGGTATCTCTGTCGCCGCGATGCTGGAAGTGACGGCTATTTCTACAGAAGCGAAGAATGAAAAGTTTTTTAAAGACACAGAGGACAATATTCGGATATTTCTGAGTTGTATTCCTGAAGAGGATAATCCGTGGATAGTCCAGAGTTATACGCAAGATGATAATAGCTTTACTGATGTGATCAAAGGGGTTGAAGCCTATATTCCAGAGCATATTCGTAACACAGAGTATACCCAAAACTATCTAAAAGACTTTGCTGCACATTACCGTCGGGTTTGTAATCCCAAAGGCTATTTCTTGGATGAGGCGGTATCTGGTACCCCTTGGTTTGGGAAAATTCGCAGAACACGGTTATTCATCTATCGTCGCCAGCGTAATCAAGCGCCTGAGCATAATCCTGTTGAAGAATTGAATGAAATGCTTGATCGTTTGAAGAGTCAAGCGCGTTCGGCTGGCATTACATTACGGCAATGCGGTGGGATTGATTATTATACCTGGCTGCTACGTTGGTTTAATCCCAACTCAGAGTTGGCCGGAGAAGACCTCGATAAACTAGTCGAAATGGTACCGTATCCCGGTGACGAGGAAATGCCGATTGGCCTGGATTTCAGCGCAATGTTGTTACTGAAACAGCCTGAGACAAAGAACGATTGTCTGGTATTTGATAACCACCTGCATAAAGCCATCACCATAGACACACTCAAACGGATACCCGACATAGGCCACCTAACCGCTGAACGGCGTATCGGGGATAAGTTGCTAGCGCCTTTTGATCAATTGCCATCGAACACCATTTTTATCATGACCATTGTGATCAAACCCCAAGATGACATATTAAACCATGTTAAAAAAATCGAAAACTCAGCAAAAGGTGGCGGTGCTGAAGCGGAGTTAGCCGAAAGTGATGCGAAAAGGGCTTCAGAATTAATGGCGCATGGGGATAAGCTTTACCCCACCGTCATGACAGTATTGGTTAAAGGCAAAAACCCATCGGATCTGCGTATAAAAATTAACGACACCAATGCCATTTTGCATTCACAAGGGTTTCACCCGGTTGCTGAGCGCAATCAGCAGTTATCGATTAATACGTATATACGCCACTTGCCGATGAATTACGAGCACCATCGTGATAAAGCCGCTCGATTAGAGCGTTTAATGTTTGTCTCTCATTTAGCCAGAATTATTCCTTTTTATGGCCGTTCAAGAGGCACGGGTAATCCTGGGTTGCCGTTTTTTAATCGAGGAGCAGAGCCGTTATTTGTTGATCCCCTAAACAAAGAGGATCGAACCAACAATGCCTTTGGTTTTTTTGTCGGACCGCCAGGTTCGGGTAAATCAGCCAGTCTGGTGACTAAGGTACGGCATATGATGGCTGTTTATCGGCCTCGACTGTTCATCATTGAAAAGGGTGGCTCATTCAAACTGTTGGGTGAACATTTTAGGGAATTAGGGCTGACAGTTCATACGATTAAAGTGACGCCGCAATCTGATGTGTCATTACCGCCCTTTGCCGATGCCTTTAAAATGCTGGCCATTGAGGAAGAAAATAGAAAGTCAGAAGAATTAGATTATAAAGATCCATTTGAAGAGATGGATAAAGAGATTGAAGCATTTCAGGATGCAGATGATGATTCCGAACAGCCAGATTATTTAGGTGAAATGGAGTTGGCTGCCAGGGTAATGATTACGGGTGGTGACCTTAAAGAAGAAGAAAGAATGACCCGTGCGGATCGCATGATCATCCGTAATGCCATTATTGATGCATCAAAAAGGAAATGGGAAGCCCTCAAACAACTGGAACGAGAAGGTAAAAAACCAACCCCTGTTCAGCAACAAGTGTTGACTGAGGATGTGGCGAATGAACTGCTGATACGTTCTAGAGACCCTGAAACATCAGAAAAATTAAGAGAGCGTGCCGAGGATATGTCCAATGCTATACAGATATTTTGTACAGGCATGGCGGGCCGCTTTTTTAATCGACCAGGTGAAAATTGGCCTGAAGCGGATGTGACAATATTTGAGGTAGGCACGTTGGCTAAGGAAGATTACCAGGATCAGCTGACGGTGGCGTACATGTCATTAATGAATAAAATTAATACCATCGTTGAGCGTGAAGAGTATTCTGAGCGTCAAACCCTGATTATTACGGATGAAGCCCACCTAATTACCACTAACCCCTTATTAGCCCCCTATATCGTTAAGATCGTTAAAATGTGGCGTAAGCTGGGCGCGTGGAAGTGGCTAGCCACTCAAAATATGGGTGACTTTCCTAATGCCGCTAAAAAACTATTGGCCATGTTTGAATGGTGGATTGCGATGGTTTGCCCCAAACAGGAGATTGATGAAATAGCACGGTTTAAGCAGCTAACGGAGGAAGAAAGAACGATGCTGTTAGCGGCGACTAAAGAAAGCGGTAAATATACAGAAGGGGTTATTTTATCGGATACCGTCAAATCACTTTTTCGTAATGTCCCCCCACCCATATCCTTAGCTTTAGCCATGACAGAGAAACACGAGAAAAAAGAACGGGCCGATATTATGAAGGCCGAGGGCATTAGTGAATTACATGCCGCCTATCGAGTAGCCGATAAAATTGCACAACGGATTGAAAGAAATATAGAGGAGGGAGTGGCATGA
- a CDS encoding integrating conjugative element protein: MNKKILSSLTIAMCCITWVQADEQMTPRPRGNSIFYYKLGGGQNISLPPSLDVTVIPFSARGAINTSFGCGNFDIKTTLSNSINRIKDGIDSAYVQMQEAATSAIVALPGYLLQKANPGLYDMFNNGILRAEESFRLATKSCERMRYEMQNGIDPYEKWVTMSVGERWKYSIGSGGNSTADVTDVRKRVDKDRGDNGVKWIGGKPAGGKDQPPINVVKDIAKAGFNMLHKLPVESESVIPTGDRSTSATKYWKSSVEVADWAEHVLGEVRVTTCDNCQKGSRPGNGLLKTAEKKRIIAKDKLVQFMSGELDPTPRNLETISAPGVAISYHLITALNNLSADDKPYVISKLADEIAQAQTIDQALSLRRILLAGRREGNVQSNELAIEESQRVIDELDQNIENLLFEDRVRKELVSGTAEHVLNLDFHRKRESLGIRRQGARYPNKLSRDFEFRTEDNSEE, translated from the coding sequence ATGAATAAAAAAATACTATCCAGTCTTACTATTGCAATGTGTTGTATTACTTGGGTTCAAGCTGATGAGCAAATGACACCAAGACCCAGAGGCAATAGTATTTTTTATTATAAATTAGGTGGCGGCCAAAATATTTCATTACCCCCATCATTGGATGTCACGGTAATCCCATTTTCTGCAAGAGGCGCGATAAATACATCATTTGGCTGTGGTAATTTTGATATCAAAACAACCTTGTCAAATTCAATTAATCGCATCAAAGATGGCATTGACTCGGCCTATGTTCAAATGCAAGAAGCCGCGACATCTGCCATTGTAGCGTTACCTGGATACCTCCTTCAAAAGGCCAATCCTGGCTTATACGACATGTTTAACAACGGTATTTTGCGTGCAGAAGAGTCATTTCGGTTAGCGACAAAATCCTGTGAACGGATGCGGTATGAGATGCAAAATGGCATTGATCCCTATGAAAAATGGGTCACGATGTCAGTCGGAGAACGCTGGAAATACTCCATTGGTAGTGGTGGCAACAGCACGGCAGATGTCACTGATGTGCGGAAAAGGGTTGATAAGGACCGTGGTGATAATGGCGTTAAATGGATCGGCGGTAAGCCTGCAGGTGGTAAAGATCAACCGCCTATTAATGTGGTAAAAGATATAGCAAAAGCCGGTTTTAATATGTTGCATAAACTACCTGTAGAATCAGAAAGTGTAATACCTACTGGTGATAGATCAACATCAGCAACGAAGTACTGGAAGTCATCAGTGGAGGTTGCTGACTGGGCTGAGCATGTACTTGGGGAAGTACGAGTAACCACCTGTGATAACTGTCAAAAAGGCAGTAGACCTGGTAATGGACTTCTAAAAACTGCTGAAAAAAAGAGAATAATAGCTAAAGATAAGTTAGTACAGTTTATGTCTGGCGAACTAGACCCGACACCGCGTAACTTAGAAACAATCAGTGCACCTGGCGTAGCAATCTCCTATCACTTGATTACCGCATTAAATAATCTCAGCGCGGATGATAAACCCTATGTCATTTCTAAATTAGCGGATGAAATTGCCCAAGCACAAACCATTGATCAAGCCCTTTCTTTAAGACGGATTTTACTAGCAGGTCGTCGGGAAGGAAATGTCCAGTCCAATGAGTTGGCTATTGAAGAAAGCCAACGAGTGATTGATGAATTGGATCAAAATATTGAAAACTTGTTGTTTGAAGATCGTGTTCGTAAAGAACTGGTGTCAGGTACAGCAGAACATGTACTCAATTTAGACTTTCATCGTAAACGTGAATCGCTGGGTATCAGAAGGCAGGGGGCTAGATACCCAAACAAATTGTCTCGTGATTTTGAATTCAGAACCGAAGACAACAGCGAAGAATAA
- a CDS encoding conjugal transfer protein TraG N-terminal domain-containing protein — protein MQTVPLEEALQGLQDRQKENDMIVNSGLEMFTTLFGWMFYDFIWEILVKTGIVLIPFIMIIITTMIESRQSGDSGSTALGMIRTLEIRLLLAFFVVLFAAQPIVTLTVNEVTYTPRAIRGLPTQTEHPHDNNTTYGSISFKNYPESVKVPLLWYATLNTITGINRSVMEAVPPIKDFRTYINQMRLVSINDDYVRQETNQFYTDCFVPARSKYYDDEPGSTAVTERLEEYGREDPEWIGSRIYSEVPGYYDKLRAETPVKGFPYNATRDKEWEADDPGRPEFGRPNCREWWNTLREKLVEQDKEAGLWTNFINYDWDEGQRKDNLVKNILSRDPPKIVKRGPYYAYLNGAGEDGDRSLLQDVRDIVGWLAIFGEAATHETFLSVFLKIEDELQALVLMGIFALLPFLVLFMGFKIESMLYGVILLVSVKILSLLWFLAWWVDNNLLLAMYPETGMMATSLAGSADLAALDLRALLSTLTGSLHIILPLIFFMIASYAGVNMSGISDMVSSTAQRWKQASENMNRNAINTTVEGYKWNQRRKQNNERKEENREQRGNERSQMRSEWRAELRKHREEIRKELNQR, from the coding sequence GTGCAAACCGTACCACTAGAAGAGGCGCTACAGGGGCTGCAAGACAGGCAAAAGGAAAATGACATGATAGTCAACAGTGGTTTAGAAATGTTTACCACTCTGTTTGGGTGGATGTTTTATGACTTCATTTGGGAAATACTGGTTAAAACTGGCATTGTATTGATTCCATTTATTATGATCATCATCACCACGATGATTGAGTCACGGCAATCTGGTGATTCTGGGAGTACGGCGCTTGGCATGATTCGTACGCTTGAAATACGACTGCTCTTAGCCTTTTTTGTGGTGCTGTTTGCTGCTCAGCCTATTGTCACCCTGACGGTTAATGAAGTGACGTATACCCCGCGAGCAATACGAGGACTCCCGACGCAAACTGAGCATCCTCATGATAACAATACGACGTATGGTAGTATTTCGTTTAAAAACTACCCTGAGTCAGTGAAGGTACCTTTATTGTGGTATGCGACGCTTAACACCATTACGGGTATTAATCGCAGTGTCATGGAAGCTGTGCCTCCTATTAAGGATTTTCGAACCTATATTAACCAGATGCGGTTAGTCAGTATTAATGACGATTATGTCAGGCAGGAAACCAACCAATTTTACACAGACTGCTTTGTACCTGCTCGCTCGAAATATTACGATGATGAGCCCGGCTCTACTGCTGTAACAGAGCGACTGGAGGAGTATGGTCGTGAAGATCCAGAGTGGATAGGCTCACGTATTTACAGTGAGGTACCAGGCTACTACGACAAGTTACGTGCCGAGACGCCAGTAAAAGGATTTCCTTACAATGCCACTCGCGACAAGGAGTGGGAGGCCGATGATCCAGGGCGACCAGAATTTGGGCGGCCTAACTGTCGTGAATGGTGGAATACATTAAGAGAGAAATTAGTAGAACAGGATAAAGAGGCTGGTCTATGGACCAATTTTATTAATTACGACTGGGATGAAGGGCAACGAAAAGATAACCTAGTTAAAAATATTCTGTCTCGTGACCCACCCAAAATCGTTAAGAGAGGCCCCTATTATGCGTATCTCAATGGAGCAGGGGAGGATGGTGATCGGTCTTTGCTACAGGATGTACGTGATATTGTAGGGTGGCTGGCCATATTTGGTGAAGCAGCCACACATGAAACATTTCTGAGCGTGTTTTTGAAAATTGAGGATGAATTACAGGCGCTGGTACTGATGGGGATTTTTGCGCTATTACCATTTTTAGTATTATTTATGGGATTTAAAATCGAGAGTATGCTGTATGGTGTGATTTTATTGGTCAGTGTAAAAATACTATCACTACTATGGTTTTTGGCTTGGTGGGTGGATAATAATTTACTGCTAGCAATGTACCCTGAAACTGGCATGATGGCCACGTCATTAGCGGGTTCTGCGGATCTTGCCGCCCTAGATTTACGTGCGTTATTAAGTACACTGACAGGTTCATTGCATATTATTCTGCCATTGATATTCTTTATGATTGCATCCTATGCAGGCGTCAATATGTCTGGTATCTCTGACATGGTGTCTAGTACCGCTCAGCGTTGGAAGCAGGCGTCTGAAAACATGAATCGAAATGCCATCAATACAACAGTAGAGGGCTATAAATGGAATCAACGACGTAAACAAAACAATGAAAGAAAGGAAGAAAACAGGGAACAACGGGGTAATGAAAGAAGCCAAATGCGATCTGAATGGAGAGCGGAGCTAAGAAAGCATAGAGAAGAAATTAGGAAAGAATTAAATCAGCGTTAA
- a CDS encoding conjugal transfer protein TraG N-terminal domain-containing protein has product MTVDSSLELFTTLFGWLFYDFIWAILTKTGILLIPFIGIVLNAFITSRLQGSSSDTVLPMIRRLELRLFIAFFVLLFAGQPIVTLSVNEVSYTPRSIRGLPTQQEFAHENNTTYGSISFKNHPNAVKVPLLWYAVLQAASGINRAVIEAVPPIADYRSLTEQMRLTNIEDDQLRAQLQKFYTACFMPARSKFHNEKPDTAVVREIFEEHGADDPDYIGSQLYMTRPGYYDTLRPAHHVKGFPYNETRDKEWDVDDPNRPEFGRPTCREWWNNLKPRIVNQASNVDGFLEFLGGSWNESKRHDVLVKSILSKDPPSIYKRGVNYAHANGIDADGNIGMLKSIYNSATGVVEWAGLLHQTALHETSMSVILKLEHPFQALILMSIYIVLPFLILFTAYRLEVLLIGSILLFTIKLWTLLWFFAFWIDNNLLLAMYPDTESLASFFGGNDMSNQRMRMLLNILVGSLHILFPLILAIIAGYAGVRMSGATHLFLMQTGAYQTAAVGANRTTRRGATGAARQAKGK; this is encoded by the coding sequence ATGACGGTTGATAGTAGTCTAGAGCTATTTACCACGTTGTTCGGATGGCTCTTTTACGATTTTATATGGGCCATTCTAACCAAAACAGGCATATTATTAATTCCTTTTATTGGTATAGTACTAAACGCCTTTATCACAAGTCGATTGCAAGGTAGTTCGTCTGATACCGTACTCCCGATGATCAGACGGCTTGAACTAAGACTGTTCATCGCATTTTTTGTGTTGCTATTTGCTGGTCAACCTATCGTAACACTGAGCGTCAATGAAGTTTCTTATACACCACGCTCCATTCGTGGACTCCCTACGCAGCAAGAATTTGCCCATGAAAATAACACGACTTATGGCAGTATATCGTTTAAAAACCACCCCAATGCGGTGAAAGTCCCCTTATTGTGGTATGCCGTTTTACAGGCTGCATCAGGCATCAACCGGGCGGTTATAGAGGCTGTCCCCCCCATTGCGGATTATCGATCATTAACTGAACAAATGCGATTGACGAATATTGAGGATGACCAACTAAGAGCACAACTACAAAAATTTTATACGGCTTGTTTTATGCCAGCTCGGTCAAAATTTCACAATGAGAAACCTGATACAGCAGTAGTGCGGGAAATCTTTGAGGAACATGGAGCGGATGACCCTGATTATATAGGGTCTCAGTTATATATGACCCGACCAGGTTATTATGACACGCTGCGACCAGCTCATCATGTAAAAGGGTTTCCTTATAATGAAACACGAGATAAAGAATGGGATGTTGATGATCCCAATCGTCCTGAATTTGGTCGTCCAACCTGCCGTGAATGGTGGAATAACCTAAAACCACGGATTGTTAATCAAGCCAGTAATGTCGATGGTTTTTTAGAGTTTTTAGGCGGATCTTGGAATGAATCTAAGCGTCATGATGTATTGGTTAAATCGATCTTAAGCAAAGATCCCCCCAGTATTTATAAACGTGGCGTTAACTATGCCCACGCCAATGGTATTGATGCGGATGGCAATATTGGGATGTTAAAGAGTATTTATAATTCTGCAACGGGTGTCGTGGAATGGGCTGGGTTACTACACCAAACGGCGTTGCATGAGACATCCATGAGTGTGATTTTAAAACTTGAGCATCCATTTCAAGCACTCATTTTAATGTCAATTTATATTGTACTGCCATTTTTAATATTGTTTACCGCTTATCGATTAGAAGTTTTACTAATAGGTTCAATACTGTTATTTACCATCAAATTATGGACATTGTTATGGTTTTTCGCTTTTTGGATCGACAATAATTTATTGCTGGCTATGTATCCTGATACAGAGAGTTTAGCCTCATTTTTCGGTGGTAACGATATGAGTAACCAACGAATGAGGATGTTATTAAACATTTTAGTCGGTTCATTACATATTTTATTCCCTTTGATATTGGCAATTATTGCTGGATATGCCGGCGTAAGAATGTCTGGCGCAACGCATTTATTTTTAATGCAAACGGGGGCTTATCAAACAGCTGCTGTTGGTGCAAACCGTACCACTAGAAGAGGCGCTACAGGGGCTGCAAGACAGGCAAAAGGAAAATGA
- a CDS encoding TIGR03757 family integrating conjugative element protein, whose translation MKKINLIIFSLLFCSVINAATLIEAIGDKNTQFEGGDADVFEESKSQVHLYNLNGPDEINKLLGDKLPPNKEQAMAIVKSRIAVLGPSLEVKTKTAYLGITAAIRYRLTEYPAIVFNQKYVIYGETDIEAAYNQYQAWLDKHE comes from the coding sequence ATGAAAAAAATTAACTTAATAATATTTTCATTATTATTTTGCTCGGTAATTAATGCCGCAACATTAATTGAGGCTATTGGCGATAAAAATACTCAGTTTGAGGGAGGCGATGCGGATGTATTTGAAGAGAGTAAATCGCAAGTTCACCTATACAATTTAAATGGTCCTGATGAAATAAATAAATTATTGGGGGATAAATTACCCCCTAATAAGGAGCAGGCCATGGCGATTGTAAAAAGTCGTATCGCCGTGCTTGGTCCATCATTAGAAGTTAAAACAAAAACGGCTTACCTAGGCATTACGGCGGCTATACGTTACCGACTGACAGAGTACCCGGCAATTGTCTTTAACCAAAAATATGTGATTTATGGCGAAACCGATATTGAGGCCGCTTACAATCAATATCAAGCGTGGTTAGATAAGCATGAATAA